AACCACGGTTCTATTACTTCTTCGGAGTTTAAACCACACATTCAGAAAAGAAAAAGTTGAGAATAACTAACAATAAATGCTATGAATTTTATTCGTTTTATTAACGGGAGTATCAAATTAATTCTGCGAGGTTCTAAATCCTACTATGCCTGGTTGTTCTTTCTTGTAGCACTGGCACTTTGGGGCGGCCTGGGTTACATCGATCAATTGCGCGATGGACTGATTACCACCAACATGAGGGATTCTGTTTCGTGGGCATTTTACATTGGCAATTTTACCTTTTTGGTAGGTATTGCTGCAGCGGCAATCATGCTTGTAATTCCGGCGTATGTTTACGACTGGAAACCCATAAAAGAAATCGTAATATTTGGTGAATTGCTTGCCGTTTGTGCCGTGATTATGTGCATTGCATTTATTGTTGTCGACATAGGAAATCCGCTGCGTTTTTGGCACATGCTTCCCTTGCTTGGCACCATGAACTTCCCGTACTCAATGCTCTCGTGGGATTTCTTCTTTTTACTGGCCTATCTTATCATTAACCTAACTGTGGTTACTCATTTGTTGTATTCTATTTTTTACAAAAAAGAGTACAATAAAAAAATGGTGCAAATAGTAGTATTTATTAGTATTCCCATGGCCGTTGGAATTCATACAGTAACTGCATTTTTGTACAACGCCCTGCCGGCACGCCCGTTTTGGAACAGCGCCTTGCTAGCTCCACGGTTTTTAGCTTCGGCATTTTGTTCAGGCCCTGCCATTCTTTTAATTCTATTTCAAATTCTTCGGAAAATCACAAAATTCGAGATAAAAGACAAAGCCATTTGGACCATTGCAGAGTTAATGGTTTACGCCATGTTTATTTATTTGTTTTTTACCATTGCCGAACTGTTTAAGGAATTTTATTCTGGTACTGAACACATACTTTATTGGAAATACCTTCTTTTTGGAATTGGCGATTCAAGAGAAATTGTTCCTTACAGCTGGTCGTCCATTGTAATGGGTTT
The sequence above is a segment of the uncultured Draconibacterium sp. genome. Coding sequences within it:
- the dsrP gene encoding sulfate reduction electron transfer complex DsrMKJOP subunit DsrP is translated as MNFIRFINGSIKLILRGSKSYYAWLFFLVALALWGGLGYIDQLRDGLITTNMRDSVSWAFYIGNFTFLVGIAAAAIMLVIPAYVYDWKPIKEIVIFGELLAVCAVIMCIAFIVVDIGNPLRFWHMLPLLGTMNFPYSMLSWDFFFLLAYLIINLTVVTHLLYSIFYKKEYNKKMVQIVVFISIPMAVGIHTVTAFLYNALPARPFWNSALLAPRFLASAFCSGPAILLILFQILRKITKFEIKDKAIWTIAELMVYAMFIYLFFTIAELFKEFYSGTEHILYWKYLLFGIGDSREIVPYSWSSIVMGFIAFVLFLIPKTRKNFVTLNIGAVLIYASVYVEKGIALIIPGFTPDVLGQIYVYTPSLTEIRTAAMIFSLGFLLFTFLVKIAIAIVFENYNISDISKKEKLAKSI